One genomic window of Borreliella garinii includes the following:
- the ylqF gene encoding ribosome biogenesis GTPase YlqF, translated as MINKINWFPGHMKRALDLIKNNLQKTNIVLEILDARAPFSSKNPLTEKIIKNQTKIILLHKSDIAQITEIIKWKKYFENLGNTVIISNIYKKGMRKQIIDNIKKLAIVKKIKNYKEKIKVLIIGVPNVGKSSIINLLSGKKSAKVANRPGYTKNIQIVKINEEINLFDMPGILWHNLADQSIAKKLAILDMIKNEIVDNIDLALYLLEIMDQNNKNILLKKYEIYHKNSLDILQNFAKARKLIHKKNELNLEKASKILIKEFREGKFGKIILDKNYNVF; from the coding sequence ATGATAAATAAAATCAACTGGTTTCCTGGCCATATGAAAAGAGCCTTGGATCTGATAAAGAATAATTTACAAAAAACCAATATTGTGCTAGAAATACTTGATGCTAGAGCTCCATTTAGTAGCAAAAATCCATTAACTGAAAAAATTATTAAAAATCAAACCAAAATAATTCTTTTACACAAATCTGATATTGCTCAAATAACTGAAATTATAAAATGGAAAAAATATTTTGAAAATCTTGGCAATACTGTAATAATAAGCAATATTTACAAAAAAGGAATGCGTAAGCAAATAATAGATAATATTAAAAAACTGGCAATTGTTAAAAAGATAAAAAACTATAAAGAAAAAATAAAGGTTTTGATTATTGGAGTCCCAAATGTTGGAAAATCTTCAATAATAAATCTATTATCCGGCAAAAAAAGCGCAAAAGTTGCCAATAGACCTGGATATACTAAAAATATACAAATAGTAAAAATAAATGAAGAAATAAATCTTTTTGATATGCCAGGGATTTTGTGGCATAATCTAGCAGACCAATCAATTGCAAAAAAACTTGCAATATTAGATATGATCAAAAATGAAATAGTAGACAATATAGATCTTGCATTATATTTACTTGAAATAATGGATCAAAACAATAAAAATATTTTACTAAAAAAATATGAAATATATCATAAAAATTCACTTGATATTCTTCAAAATTTTGCAAAAGCAAGAAAATTAATCCATAAAAAAAATGAGCTTAACCTTGAAAAAGCATCAAAAATATTAATTAAAGAATTTAGAGAAGGTAAATTTGGGAAAATAATTCTTGACAAGAATTATAATGTCTTTTAA
- a CDS encoding alpha/beta hydrolase, with translation MNIKNIIFIITFLLLLILVSPRIKFKNEFSKKTIPKNLKEIDNYLLKEELQFNLEKNTKKEIIWYKEAQKTKYSVVYIHGFGASKNEIYPVPNNIAKALNANIFFTRLKGHGINNKNAFRGITTQDWLRDIDEAIKIGKMIGDKLILIGTSNGGAASIWALANYPDEINSAVLISPNIFPYDKRTNIVYYPWGRQIAYLITGGYNKFETKEDKRKEYKTIKSYSSKVQHVDAIIAMMGLVKLLNSYDFDAIKTPLIITHTPNDHTVDPIKINEFIKNYGGEKKDIPIILLENSHAHLPIGNQSYKSAQNTSYFTKYAVDFINKTNK, from the coding sequence ATGAATATAAAGAATATCATTTTTATAATTACATTCTTATTACTCTTAATACTAGTTAGTCCAAGAATAAAATTCAAAAATGAATTTTCAAAAAAAACAATTCCCAAAAACCTCAAAGAAATTGATAATTACTTATTAAAAGAAGAATTACAATTTAATTTAGAAAAAAATACAAAAAAAGAAATAATATGGTATAAAGAGGCGCAAAAAACAAAATATTCTGTAGTCTATATTCATGGATTTGGAGCATCAAAAAATGAAATTTATCCGGTTCCAAATAATATTGCAAAAGCGCTTAATGCAAATATCTTTTTTACAAGATTAAAAGGACACGGAATTAACAATAAAAATGCATTTCGGGGGATCACTACCCAAGATTGGCTGAGAGATATTGATGAGGCTATTAAAATTGGAAAAATGATAGGTGATAAATTAATATTAATTGGCACCTCTAATGGAGGTGCTGCCAGTATTTGGGCCTTAGCAAACTATCCAGATGAAATAAACTCAGCAGTATTAATTTCACCCAATATATTCCCTTATGACAAGAGAACAAATATTGTTTACTATCCCTGGGGACGACAAATTGCATATCTTATAACAGGTGGTTACAATAAATTCGAAACAAAAGAGGATAAACGAAAAGAGTATAAGACTATAAAAAGCTACTCTTCAAAAGTGCAACATGTAGACGCAATTATTGCGATGATGGGCCTTGTCAAATTATTAAATTCATATGATTTTGATGCAATTAAAACACCTTTAATAATAACCCACACACCTAATGATCATACAGTGGACCCAATAAAAATAAACGAATTCATAAAAAATTATGGAGGTGAAAAAAAAGATATTCCCATTATACTTCTTGAAAATTCACACGCACACCTACCGATTGGAAACCAAAGCTACAAAAGCGCCCAAAACACATCGTACTTCACAAAATATGCAGTTGACTTTATAAACAAGACAAATAAGTAA
- a CDS encoding ABC transporter substrate-binding protein: protein MKKMFILIAILTTFTCTKKDIITLNVFNWAEYIDETLLDQFEKENNIKINYEIFHNNEEMIAKFNTTNNYYDIIVPSEYLIQELIDEGKITKLDYSKLPNVVKNISQNLTNLEHDPGNFYSVPAYWGLMGILYNKTKIDLNDMQGFDILFNEKYKKEITMLDSPKDNIGVALKKLGYSINENNIDKIKEAGELLKIQNPLLIGYFSDVPAKSLMLNGEASIQLTWSGEAQNAMLKDKNLDFYAPKNTNLWIDAFVIPIDAPNKNLAYKFINFLYENEPSYKNFKETRYNSPNKNVIKRIEEEAKNNPEMKLYLEEKFLPKDFSKFEIFKKIPKKIKEEILKIYLNLSS from the coding sequence ATGAAAAAAATGTTTATATTAATAGCAATTCTTACAACTTTTACTTGCACCAAAAAAGACATAATAACCTTAAACGTATTTAATTGGGCAGAATATATTGACGAGACTTTATTAGATCAATTTGAAAAGGAAAATAATATAAAAATTAATTATGAAATCTTTCATAACAATGAAGAAATGATAGCTAAATTTAACACCACAAATAACTACTACGATATAATAGTCCCATCAGAATATTTAATCCAAGAATTAATCGATGAAGGCAAAATTACAAAATTAGATTACTCAAAATTACCAAATGTAGTAAAAAATATTTCTCAAAATCTCACAAACCTAGAACATGATCCTGGCAATTTTTATTCAGTGCCAGCTTACTGGGGATTAATGGGAATACTTTACAATAAAACCAAAATAGATTTAAATGACATGCAAGGTTTTGATATACTATTTAATGAAAAATATAAAAAAGAGATTACAATGCTAGATTCCCCTAAAGACAATATTGGGGTTGCTCTAAAAAAACTTGGATACTCAATAAATGAAAATAATATAGATAAAATCAAAGAAGCAGGTGAACTTTTAAAAATCCAAAATCCACTATTAATCGGATATTTCTCAGATGTACCCGCAAAATCATTAATGCTAAACGGAGAAGCATCTATTCAGCTTACATGGAGCGGTGAAGCACAAAACGCCATGCTAAAAGATAAAAACTTAGACTTTTATGCACCAAAAAACACTAATCTATGGATAGATGCATTTGTAATTCCTATTGATGCTCCAAATAAAAACTTGGCTTACAAATTTATAAACTTTCTATACGAAAATGAACCATCTTATAAAAATTTTAAAGAAACTAGATATAATTCTCCAAATAAAAATGTAATAAAAAGAATAGAAGAAGAAGCAAAAAATAATCCCGAAATGAAATTATATTTAGAAGAAAAATTTCTACCAAAAGATTTTTCCAAATTTGAAATTTTTAAAAAAATACCTAAAAAAATAAAAGAAGAAATCCTAAAAATATATTTAAATCTATCTTCTTAA
- a CDS encoding ABC transporter ATP-binding protein, giving the protein MDNCILEIRNLSHYYDNNGNKTLDNINLKIKKNEFITLLGPSGCGKTTLIKILGGFLSQKNGEIYFFSKEISKTSPNKREINTVFQNYALFPHMNVFDNISFGLRMKKTPKDIIKEKVKTSLSLIGMPKYAYRNINELSGGQKQRVAIARAMVMEPKLLLLDEPLSALDLKMRQEMQKELKKIQRQLGITFIYVTHDQEEALTMSDRIVVMNEGIILQVGTPEEIYNEPKTKFVADFIGESNIFDGTYKKELVVSLLGYEFECLDKGFEAEEAVDLVIRPEDIKLLPKGKGHLSGIITSAIFQGVHYEMTLEIQKTNWIVQSTRLTKVGEEVDIFLEPDDIHVMHKE; this is encoded by the coding sequence TTGGATAATTGTATCCTAGAGATTAGAAATCTAAGTCATTATTATGATAACAATGGAAACAAAACTTTAGATAACATAAATTTAAAAATTAAAAAAAATGAGTTTATTACATTATTAGGCCCATCCGGATGTGGAAAAACAACATTAATAAAAATATTAGGTGGTTTTTTAAGTCAAAAAAATGGAGAAATTTATTTCTTTTCTAAGGAAATATCTAAAACCAGTCCAAATAAAAGAGAAATTAATACTGTATTTCAAAATTATGCACTTTTCCCGCATATGAATGTTTTTGATAATATTTCATTTGGACTTAGAATGAAAAAAACACCAAAAGATATAATAAAAGAAAAAGTAAAAACATCTCTTTCATTGATAGGAATGCCAAAATATGCATACAGAAATATTAACGAACTATCAGGGGGGCAAAAACAAAGAGTTGCAATAGCAAGAGCAATGGTAATGGAGCCCAAGCTTCTGCTACTAGATGAACCACTTTCTGCCCTTGATTTAAAAATGCGACAAGAGATGCAAAAAGAATTAAAAAAAATACAGCGCCAACTTGGAATCACATTTATATATGTTACTCACGATCAAGAAGAAGCATTGACAATGAGTGATAGAATTGTTGTAATGAATGAAGGAATAATTCTGCAAGTAGGAACACCTGAAGAAATTTACAATGAGCCTAAAACAAAATTCGTAGCTGATTTTATTGGAGAAAGTAATATTTTTGATGGAACATATAAAAAGGAGCTAGTTGTAAGTTTGCTCGGCTATGAATTTGAATGCCTTGACAAAGGATTTGAAGCTGAAGAAGCAGTTGACCTTGTAATACGCCCCGAAGATATAAAACTGCTTCCAAAAGGAAAAGGACATTTAAGCGGCATTATAACATCTGCAATTTTTCAAGGAGTTCATTACGAAATGACTCTAGAAATTCAAAAAACAAATTGGATAGTTCAAAGCACAAGACTTACAAAAGTTGGAGAAGAGGTTGACATATTCTTAGAACCCGATGATATTCATGTTATGCACAAGGAATAA
- a CDS encoding maltose/glucose-specific PTS transporter subunit IIC, with amino-acid sequence MAKVFERAQKFGRSFMLPIAILPAAGLLLGIGGSLSNPETVKIYSFLDISFLQSVFKIMSASGSIIFSNLAAIFSIGIAVGLANSDKGTAGIAAFIGYLVMNATIGVLIDMSGKAESFSSGAVGLILGIKTLETGVFGGIVVGILTYYLHSKFNKITLPKFLGFFSGSRFVPIVVSFSSIFLAVIMFIFWPFAQNGINKVGGLVDSTGYIGTLIYGIFLRMLGPFGLHHIFYLPFWTTGLGGSVIIDGKLIEGTQNIFFAELAVQGTNRFFIGTSRFMSGRFITMMFGLPGAALALYYTAKRDERIKVFGLLMSSALTSFLTGITEPLEFSFLFVAPILYVVHATFDGFAFMLAHILQITIGQTFSGGFIDFILFGILQGNSRTNWLLVPVVGIVWFFLYYFAFVFLINKFDFKTPGRTQDLNSGDSPNPKSSEFEESYATKVIIGLGGASNIVELDCCATRLRITVRDALKVSEKILKKTGSKGIIIKGNGVQVVYGPGVSVLKNEIEELLED; translated from the coding sequence ATGGCAAAGGTTTTTGAACGAGCTCAAAAATTTGGACGTTCTTTTATGCTTCCCATTGCTATTTTGCCAGCAGCAGGGTTGCTTTTAGGAATTGGAGGCTCTCTTTCTAATCCGGAAACCGTTAAGATATATTCTTTTTTGGATATATCTTTTTTGCAATCAGTTTTTAAGATAATGAGTGCATCAGGTTCTATTATTTTTTCAAATTTAGCAGCAATATTTTCTATTGGGATTGCTGTTGGACTTGCCAATTCAGATAAAGGTACAGCTGGAATTGCAGCATTTATTGGTTATCTTGTAATGAATGCTACTATTGGAGTTTTAATTGACATGTCAGGCAAAGCAGAGTCTTTCTCTAGTGGTGCTGTGGGTTTGATTCTTGGAATTAAAACTTTAGAAACAGGAGTTTTTGGTGGAATTGTAGTTGGTATTTTGACCTATTATCTTCATTCTAAGTTTAACAAGATAACTTTACCTAAGTTTCTTGGATTTTTTTCGGGATCTAGATTTGTGCCAATTGTTGTTTCTTTTTCTAGTATTTTTCTTGCTGTAATTATGTTTATTTTTTGGCCATTTGCACAAAATGGAATTAATAAAGTAGGAGGCTTAGTTGATTCAACCGGTTATATTGGAACACTTATTTATGGAATTTTTTTAAGGATGCTTGGACCTTTTGGTCTTCATCATATATTTTATTTGCCATTTTGGACAACAGGCCTTGGAGGATCTGTTATTATTGATGGAAAGTTGATTGAGGGAACTCAGAACATCTTTTTTGCAGAACTTGCTGTTCAAGGCACAAATAGATTTTTTATTGGAACTAGTCGTTTTATGAGTGGACGATTTATTACTATGATGTTTGGTTTGCCTGGAGCTGCGCTTGCGCTATATTACACTGCAAAGCGTGACGAGAGAATAAAAGTTTTTGGTCTTTTAATGTCTTCAGCCTTAACATCATTTTTAACAGGCATAACAGAACCCCTTGAATTTTCTTTTCTTTTTGTAGCTCCTATTCTTTATGTTGTTCATGCTACATTTGATGGGTTTGCTTTCATGCTGGCGCATATTCTGCAAATAACAATAGGCCAAACGTTTTCTGGAGGGTTTATTGATTTCATTCTTTTTGGTATTTTGCAGGGAAATTCAAGAACTAATTGGCTTTTAGTGCCAGTTGTAGGCATTGTTTGGTTTTTCCTTTATTACTTTGCTTTTGTATTTTTAATAAACAAGTTTGATTTTAAAACTCCTGGTAGAACGCAAGATTTAAATTCTGGAGATTCTCCAAATCCTAAGAGTAGTGAATTTGAAGAAAGTTATGCCACTAAGGTTATTATTGGGCTTGGTGGCGCTTCAAATATTGTTGAGCTTGATTGTTGTGCAACTAGGTTAAGAATTACAGTAAGAGATGCTCTTAAAGTTTCTGAAAAAATTTTAAAAAAAACTGGCTCTAAAGGAATAATTATTAAAGGCAATGGAGTTCAGGTGGTTTACGGGCCAGGTGTTAGTGTTCTTAAGAATGAAATAGAAGAATTGCTAGAGGATTGA
- the bosR gene encoding oxidative stress transcriptional regulator BosR — protein MSDNIIDVHSTLEKVGITNDPVLLKNLTSELGIKASHSRNRIILYIASNPKEYFTAKEVYNKLVKEIPSLSKATVYNTLNILKERNILKDIKTTDQKETKFYLSLASTIAHFKCNKCNQVHPIQLDDIKDILKDKLGENWETKSIEIIYSGHCNNCYKKDIHNNNNILDNKEITV, from the coding sequence ATGAGCGATAACATAATAGACGTCCATTCTACATTGGAAAAAGTCGGCATTACAAATGATCCTGTATTATTGAAAAATTTAACATCAGAATTGGGAATTAAAGCATCTCATTCGAGAAACAGAATCATTCTCTACATAGCATCAAACCCAAAAGAATATTTTACGGCAAAAGAAGTTTACAATAAACTTGTAAAAGAAATTCCAAGCCTATCAAAAGCAACAGTATATAATACATTAAACATTTTAAAAGAAAGAAATATACTAAAAGATATAAAAACTACTGATCAAAAAGAAACAAAATTTTATCTAAGCTTGGCTTCCACAATAGCTCACTTTAAATGTAATAAATGCAATCAAGTCCATCCTATTCAACTTGACGATATTAAAGATATTTTGAAAGACAAACTTGGGGAAAACTGGGAAACAAAATCTATTGAAATAATTTACTCAGGGCATTGCAATAATTGTTACAAAAAAGATATTCATAATAACAACAACATCTTAGATAATAAGGAAATCACTGTATGA
- a CDS encoding N-acetylmannosamine-6-phosphate 2-epimerase, producing MVSCQALENEPLHSSFIMSKMALAAKIGGAIGIRANGVNDISQIKLEVDLPIIGIIKKNYDNCEVFITPTMKEIDELCNEGVDIIALDATFRNRPNGVLLDDFFKNIKKKYPKQCLMADISSLDEAINADKLGFDFIGTTLYGYTKSTNGLDIADNDFNFLKTLINSNLKATLIVEGKIDTPLKAQKCFEMGVDLVVVGGAITRPVEITRKFVEKINQVKR from the coding sequence ATAGTATCTTGTCAAGCTCTTGAAAACGAGCCTTTACATAGCAGCTTTATTATGTCTAAGATGGCTTTGGCAGCTAAAATAGGCGGAGCTATTGGAATAAGAGCTAACGGAGTTAATGATATTAGCCAGATTAAATTGGAAGTTGATTTGCCAATAATAGGTATTATTAAAAAAAATTATGATAATTGCGAGGTGTTTATTACTCCTACCATGAAAGAGATTGATGAGCTTTGTAATGAAGGAGTAGATATAATTGCTCTTGATGCCACTTTTAGAAATAGACCTAATGGTGTATTGCTTGATGATTTTTTTAAAAATATTAAAAAAAAATATCCAAAGCAGTGTTTAATGGCAGATATTTCTTCTTTAGATGAAGCTATTAATGCTGATAAATTAGGGTTTGATTTTATTGGAACAACTTTGTATGGCTATACAAAGAGTACTAATGGTTTGGATATTGCAGATAATGATTTTAATTTTTTAAAAACCCTGATTAATTCTAATTTGAAAGCTACTTTAATAGTGGAAGGAAAAATAGATACCCCCTTAAAGGCTCAAAAATGTTTTGAAATGGGGGTTGATTTAGTAGTTGTGGGGGGAGCTATTACAAGACCCGTTGAGATTACCAGAAAATTTGTAGAAAAAATAAATCAGGTTAAAAGATAA
- a CDS encoding Na+/H+ antiporter NhaC family protein — MERETNIVPNFWGLTPFFLFIGIYIGTGLVLYFNGVERAFYQMPPIFAMFIAIVLTFIVFRGSFLAKMNKFIEGCAQQDVIFISLIFMLSGAFSAVCKEIGSVEAVVNIGLKYVPLNLLVCGIFLITLFLSFSTGSFMGTIVAVAPIALELADKVNISLPLVAGAILSAGAFGDNMSLISDTPIISSHTQKVNIVDVFKNGAFYTFPAAILASIVFAFLGSYYSKTASFIIEPSDINFFKIVPYVFVMAVAISGFNVFLALFLGIFVAGIIGIYYSDVTFLLLAKKINEGFLGLGEMFILVVFTGGISYMAIKYGGFDWLLLKLQKMSKSKRTSEFVIVFLVGILTVFLANNGLAILMSGSVVRSITQENNLNSKRIAALLCMSSCFFLSILPHSMHVIALVDFTKGKLSPFDIFPFLIYQGFLVLLIALSIIGLDIRLVFRSFLDNSQKS, encoded by the coding sequence TTGGAAAGAGAAACTAATATAGTTCCAAATTTTTGGGGACTTACGCCTTTTTTTCTTTTTATAGGGATTTATATTGGTACAGGACTTGTTCTTTATTTTAATGGTGTAGAAAGGGCATTTTATCAAATGCCCCCCATATTTGCTATGTTTATTGCTATTGTTTTGACATTTATTGTTTTTAGAGGATCTTTTTTAGCAAAAATGAATAAATTTATTGAAGGGTGTGCCCAGCAAGATGTTATTTTTATATCTTTAATATTTATGTTATCCGGTGCTTTTTCTGCTGTTTGCAAAGAAATAGGAAGTGTTGAGGCTGTAGTAAATATTGGCCTTAAATATGTTCCATTAAATTTACTAGTATGTGGCATTTTTTTAATTACTCTTTTTTTGTCTTTTTCTACTGGAAGTTTTATGGGGACTATTGTTGCTGTTGCGCCTATTGCTTTGGAACTTGCAGACAAGGTAAATATTTCTCTTCCATTGGTTGCTGGCGCTATTCTTAGTGCTGGTGCATTTGGAGACAATATGTCTTTAATATCAGATACTCCTATTATTTCAAGTCATACTCAAAAGGTTAATATTGTTGATGTTTTTAAAAATGGAGCTTTTTATACGTTTCCAGCAGCAATTTTAGCAAGCATTGTTTTTGCATTTTTAGGTTCTTATTATAGTAAGACTGCTAGTTTTATTATTGAGCCTAGTGATATAAATTTTTTTAAAATTGTTCCATATGTTTTTGTTATGGCTGTTGCAATTTCAGGCTTTAATGTATTTTTAGCCTTGTTTTTAGGGATTTTTGTTGCTGGTATTATTGGAATTTATTACTCAGATGTTACTTTTTTATTGCTGGCTAAAAAAATCAATGAAGGATTTTTAGGCTTAGGAGAAATGTTTATTCTTGTTGTTTTTACAGGCGGAATTTCTTATATGGCAATTAAGTATGGGGGGTTTGATTGGTTACTGTTAAAATTGCAAAAAATGTCAAAGTCTAAAAGAACTTCGGAATTTGTAATTGTGTTTTTGGTTGGCATTTTAACAGTGTTTCTTGCAAATAATGGACTTGCTATTTTAATGAGTGGTTCTGTTGTAAGATCAATAACTCAAGAGAATAATTTAAATTCAAAACGTATTGCAGCTTTACTTTGTATGTCTTCGTGCTTTTTTTTAAGTATTTTACCCCATAGTATGCATGTTATAGCTCTTGTAGATTTTACAAAAGGCAAGCTTTCTCCTTTTGACATTTTCCCATTTTTAATTTATCAAGGATTTTTAGTTTTATTGATTGCTTTGTCTATAATTGGACTTGATATAAGATTAGTATTTAGATCTTTTTTAGATAATAGCCAAAAATCTTAA
- a CDS encoding ABC transporter permease, whose protein sequence is MFRAFKNIFLFLILSFIYLPIIILIIYSFNSGDSGFIWQGFSLKWYKEIFASSQIKSAIFNTILIATISSLTSVIIGIIGAYAIYKAENKKLKTILLSANKITIINPDIVTGISLMTFYSAIKMQLGFSTMLISHIIFSTPYVVIIILPKLYSLPNNIIDAARDLGASEIQIFFNIIYPEIVGNIATGALIAFTLSIDDFLISFFTTGQGFNNLAILINSLTKRGIKPIINAISAILFFTILSLLFVINKFIGIKKLTTDAEL, encoded by the coding sequence ATGTTTAGAGCTTTTAAAAACATTTTCCTATTTCTAATACTCAGCTTTATTTACCTCCCAATAATAATCTTAATAATTTATTCCTTTAACTCTGGTGATAGTGGATTTATATGGCAAGGATTTAGTCTAAAATGGTATAAAGAAATTTTTGCCTCAAGTCAAATAAAATCAGCAATATTTAACACCATTTTAATAGCTACAATCTCATCTTTAACCTCTGTTATTATTGGAATTATTGGTGCTTACGCAATCTACAAAGCAGAAAACAAAAAATTAAAAACAATATTATTATCAGCAAATAAAATAACAATAATTAATCCAGACATAGTAACAGGAATAAGCTTAATGACATTTTATTCTGCAATAAAAATGCAATTAGGATTTTCTACAATGCTAATATCACACATAATTTTTTCAACGCCTTACGTAGTAATAATAATTTTGCCCAAATTATATTCTCTTCCTAACAATATTATTGATGCTGCAAGAGACCTTGGAGCATCAGAAATTCAGATATTCTTCAATATAATTTATCCAGAAATTGTAGGAAATATAGCAACTGGAGCTCTTATTGCCTTCACATTATCAATAGATGATTTTTTGATATCATTTTTCACTACTGGACAAGGATTTAATAATTTAGCTATTCTAATAAATTCTCTAACAAAAAGGGGTATCAAGCCAATAATAAATGCTATTTCTGCTATATTATTTTTTACAATATTGAGCCTTTTGTTTGTTATTAATAAATTTATAGGAATTAAAAAATTAACAACAGATGCTGAGCTTTAA
- a CDS encoding ABC transporter permease has protein sequence MKKLILIIYSIFLLTFSILPLLIIIVLGFLNEKHEFTIYNFIGLLNPSYLSIFSRSLKLATIATIFCILIGYPGAWLISLSKKSAQNKLIIMIILPMWINTLLRTYAWMRILGKNGFINNLFEKIGIGALDLLYNEQAVTIGMVYNFLPFMILPIYTGFLKIKSEYIEAAQDLGARMWQILIYVKIPLTLSYLATGIIMVFIPSITVFIISDLLGGSKQILIGNLISKQFLFIEDWNTGAAISFILMLVILIFNLIIIKLMRKNNGE, from the coding sequence TTGAAAAAATTGATATTAATCATATACTCTATATTCCTGTTAACATTTAGTATTCTGCCTTTACTAATAATAATCGTACTGGGATTTTTAAATGAAAAGCATGAATTTACAATCTATAATTTTATTGGGCTTTTAAACCCAAGCTATCTTAGTATCTTTTCAAGGAGCTTGAAACTAGCAACAATAGCAACAATTTTCTGCATTTTAATAGGCTATCCTGGCGCCTGGCTAATTTCATTATCAAAAAAAAGTGCTCAAAATAAATTAATAATAATGATAATACTTCCCATGTGGATAAACACATTGCTTAGAACTTATGCCTGGATGAGAATACTTGGAAAAAATGGATTCATCAACAACTTATTTGAAAAGATCGGAATTGGTGCTTTGGATCTTCTTTACAATGAACAAGCTGTTACAATAGGCATGGTATACAATTTTTTGCCTTTCATGATCTTGCCAATATATACAGGATTTTTAAAAATCAAGTCAGAATACATTGAAGCAGCACAAGATCTTGGAGCAAGAATGTGGCAAATATTAATTTATGTAAAAATACCCTTAACGCTCTCCTACCTTGCAACAGGAATAATCATGGTATTTATTCCTTCAATCACGGTATTCATAATTTCAGACTTATTGGGAGGCTCTAAACAAATTTTGATAGGAAATCTAATAAGCAAACAGTTTCTTTTCATAGAAGACTGGAATACAGGAGCTGCAATTTCATTTATTTTAATGTTAGTAATATTAATTTTTAATTTAATAATAATAAAATTAATGCGAAAAAATAATGGAGAGTAA